The following are encoded together in the Iodobacter fluviatilis genome:
- a CDS encoding LysR family transcriptional regulator — protein MENSFLKMKNTDLDWNDLKYFLAVAREGGLSAAALKLGGSASTVSRHISALENRLGVKLFLRQQTGYLLTDQGTSILMRVTEVENAMLTVERNGDQLQSVDEVSGLIRLAAAESLASYLIMPHMPEFLALYPKMQVELLVGALPANLARREADVALRYGDSIVVDNNQDYITHFVGYVHFAPYCQKSLLADLSAEQDPWKTLAIIELSDCWAYLPMVKWLKQITQNRVPLIKGNTLHTQYVAVRCGLGITLLPEYVGDIDNMLVKLDAPTVVPSRELWLVYHRDLKASQRVLAMKDFLIKLLAQVLDSKV, from the coding sequence ATGGAAAACAGTTTTCTAAAAATGAAAAATACCGATTTGGATTGGAACGATTTAAAGTATTTTCTGGCGGTGGCGCGGGAAGGTGGCTTAAGCGCGGCTGCGTTAAAGCTGGGGGGGAGCGCATCAACTGTATCGCGCCATATTTCAGCTTTGGAAAACCGCTTGGGGGTTAAGCTGTTTTTACGCCAGCAAACCGGCTATCTGTTAACGGATCAGGGTACGAGCATTTTGATGCGGGTCACTGAAGTTGAAAACGCCATGCTCACCGTAGAAAGAAATGGCGATCAATTGCAGTCGGTAGATGAAGTCAGCGGTTTAATTCGCCTTGCTGCAGCTGAATCGCTGGCTAGCTATTTAATCATGCCGCATATGCCAGAGTTTCTGGCCTTATATCCCAAAATGCAGGTTGAATTATTAGTGGGTGCCCTGCCTGCTAATCTGGCGCGGCGTGAGGCTGATGTGGCATTGCGTTATGGCGATTCAATTGTGGTGGATAATAACCAAGATTACATTACGCATTTTGTGGGTTATGTGCATTTTGCACCGTACTGCCAGAAGTCTTTGCTAGCTGATCTAAGCGCTGAGCAAGACCCATGGAAAACGCTAGCAATTATTGAATTAAGCGATTGTTGGGCTTATTTGCCAATGGTGAAATGGCTAAAGCAAATCACGCAAAACCGAGTTCCTTTAATTAAAGGTAATACGCTGCATACTCAGTATGTTGCGGTGAGGTGTGGGCTTGGGATTACGCTTTTGCCTGAATATGTTGGTGATATTGATAACATGTTGGTTAAGCTAGATGCCCCTACGGTGGTTCCGTCACGTGAGCTGTGGCTGGTTTACCACCGTGATTTAAAAGCCAGTCAGCGCGTGCTGGCAATGAAAGATTTTTTGATTAAACTTTTGGCCCAGGTTCTCGATAGCAAAGTCTAA
- a CDS encoding DMT family transporter → MPHLLTYIKLTLTVFFWGAVFHLGKYTVQFISPMVIGSWRFILAGLMLFVFVSLREKWDINALRSNFRPLLAMSVIGIMGVNFSLFYGLKLTSAINAGLIMALSPILTAVLTAFFQKESLLRQQLLAMLLSFIGVVIVISGGSLQAILDLHFALGDALVFIASLSWALYSAIPKRFVHGVSPLHTTTVTIMAGAALMTAFAASISNDFYTMPDWNVALAIGIMAFFCTALAFVWWNEGLRKIGPAQGAIFMNLAPIFATLISIALGQSPSLPQFIGMILIISGVVYNSRKPAAVSTPKLFVRASTA, encoded by the coding sequence ATGCCACATTTACTGACTTATATAAAACTGACCCTGACGGTTTTCTTCTGGGGTGCAGTATTTCATCTTGGTAAATATACGGTGCAATTTATCTCGCCCATGGTCATTGGCAGTTGGAGATTTATATTGGCAGGGCTGATGCTGTTTGTCTTTGTTTCATTACGCGAGAAATGGGATATAAACGCATTACGCTCCAATTTCCGCCCATTGTTAGCGATGTCCGTCATTGGAATTATGGGGGTTAATTTCTCATTATTTTATGGCTTAAAACTAACCTCCGCGATCAATGCTGGGCTGATTATGGCACTTAGCCCCATCCTTACAGCCGTACTCACCGCTTTCTTTCAAAAAGAATCTCTCCTGCGCCAACAATTGCTCGCTATGTTGCTGAGTTTTATTGGAGTAGTGATTGTAATCAGCGGTGGCTCACTGCAGGCGATTCTTGATTTGCATTTTGCACTGGGAGATGCCCTCGTTTTTATTGCTAGCTTAAGCTGGGCTTTATATTCGGCGATTCCAAAACGATTTGTCCACGGTGTTTCACCACTGCATACTACAACCGTTACCATTATGGCTGGCGCGGCGTTAATGACGGCATTTGCAGCCAGCATTAGTAACGATTTTTATACTATGCCAGATTGGAATGTCGCACTCGCCATTGGCATAATGGCATTCTTTTGCACCGCACTGGCTTTTGTTTGGTGGAACGAAGGCTTGCGTAAAATTGGCCCGGCCCAAGGTGCTATTTTTATGAATCTTGCACCTATTTTTGCCACGCTGATTTCTATTGCGCTTGGCCAGTCCCCCAGCCTGCCACAGTTTATTGGCATGATTTTAATCATCAGCGGCGTTGTTTATAACTCACGCAAACCAGCTGCAGTAAGCACACCAAAATTGTTTGTCCGTGCCAGCACCGCTTAA
- a CDS encoding LysR substrate-binding domain-containing protein → MLEAGYGVGLLDNIVAAPYLRQGLIQSVLPEWLATPKPYFLVLPYRQPMPKKYEAFIQFVVPRLQARLSQSMN, encoded by the coding sequence ATGTTGGAAGCGGGTTACGGCGTGGGCCTTTTGGATAATATTGTGGCTGCGCCTTATTTGCGCCAAGGGCTAATACAGAGTGTGCTGCCTGAATGGTTGGCCACGCCTAAACCGTATTTTTTGGTGTTGCCTTATCGGCAGCCGATGCCGAAAAAATACGAAGCTTTTATTCAGTTTGTGGTGCCGCGTTTGCAAGCAAGGCTGAGCCAGTCGATGAATTAA
- a CDS encoding class I SAM-dependent methyltransferase, with amino-acid sequence MTEHHEIKPGQSVELLKELHILTRDGKLNQDSRRKLKQVYHLYQFIEPLLKEVQAEHPEVTLVDHGAGKSYLGFILYDLFFKDKPSSGHIYGIETRDELVKKSQELAQRLNFPGMSFLNLSVAESTDSDLLPDTIDVVTALHACNTATDDAIAFALKKNAKFMVLVPCCQAEVATVLRKNKSQALKNPLSEIWRHPIHTREFGSQITNVLRCLQLEAHGYQVTVTELVGWEHSMKNELIIAQYKDLPRRKPAERLAAVLAELGLDEMQERFFTA; translated from the coding sequence ATGACAGAACATCACGAAATCAAGCCCGGCCAGTCGGTCGAGCTGCTTAAAGAACTGCATATCCTGACCCGCGACGGCAAACTGAATCAAGATAGCCGCCGCAAACTCAAGCAGGTTTATCACCTCTATCAGTTTATTGAACCGCTATTAAAAGAAGTGCAGGCGGAACACCCCGAAGTCACGCTGGTTGACCACGGCGCGGGTAAGTCTTATCTGGGCTTTATTCTTTACGATTTATTCTTCAAAGATAAGCCAAGCTCCGGTCATATTTATGGCATTGAAACCCGTGATGAGCTGGTTAAAAAATCACAAGAGCTAGCTCAGAGGCTTAACTTTCCCGGCATGTCTTTCTTGAATTTATCGGTGGCCGAATCGACAGATTCTGATCTTTTGCCAGACACCATTGATGTAGTCACTGCGCTGCACGCCTGTAATACCGCCACTGATGATGCAATCGCTTTTGCACTAAAGAAAAACGCCAAATTTATGGTGCTGGTGCCTTGCTGTCAGGCAGAAGTGGCGACAGTACTGCGTAAAAATAAATCACAAGCTCTAAAGAACCCGCTTTCAGAAATATGGCGCCATCCTATTCATACCCGTGAATTTGGTAGCCAAATCACCAATGTATTGCGCTGTTTACAGCTAGAAGCGCACGGCTATCAGGTGACTGTAACCGAACTTGTTGGTTGGGAGCATTCGATGAAAAATGAGCTGATTATTGCCCAGTATAAAGACCTACCGCGCCGCAAACCGGCAGAGCGCTTAGCGGCGGTATTGGCAGAGCTGGGGCTGGACGAGATGCAGGAGCGGTTTTTCACGGCGTAA
- a CDS encoding carbonic anhydrase family protein produces MRSLPFIRPTAIALMLACSLSYASDDHGGTVKPEPYAVGKTMSKAIQASITPDSAIEILKAGNQRFVGGKWIKRNYKKQVMQTALGQYPFASIVACIDSRSGSEVVFDQGIGDLFTARVAGNIINPDILGSLEYAAKVAGSKIIVVMGHSQCGAIKGACDGVHMGNLTALLEKIKPAVDATKTEGERSSKNHEFVQDVAHENVEQSIKKIREMSPILKEMEEKGEIKIVGAMYDVSTGKVSW; encoded by the coding sequence ATGAGATCACTACCGTTTATTCGCCCTACCGCCATAGCCCTGATGTTGGCCTGCTCGCTTAGCTACGCTTCCGATGATCACGGCGGCACCGTTAAGCCTGAGCCCTATGCCGTTGGTAAAACCATGAGCAAGGCGATACAAGCCAGCATCACGCCCGATTCAGCCATAGAGATTTTAAAAGCAGGTAATCAGCGTTTTGTGGGTGGTAAATGGATCAAACGTAATTATAAAAAACAAGTAATGCAAACCGCCTTAGGCCAATACCCCTTTGCCAGTATTGTTGCCTGCATCGATTCGCGCTCTGGGTCGGAAGTGGTGTTTGATCAAGGAATTGGTGATTTATTTACCGCTCGTGTTGCTGGCAACATCATCAACCCCGATATTTTAGGTAGCTTGGAATATGCAGCTAAAGTCGCTGGATCAAAAATTATTGTGGTCATGGGGCATAGCCAGTGCGGCGCTATTAAAGGCGCTTGCGATGGCGTGCACATGGGAAATCTCACGGCCTTACTCGAAAAAATCAAACCTGCCGTGGACGCAACCAAGACTGAAGGCGAGCGTAGCTCTAAAAATCATGAGTTTGTACAAGATGTAGCACATGAAAATGTGGAGCAAAGCATTAAAAAAATCCGTGAAATGAGCCCGATTCTCAAGGAAATGGAAGAGAAAGGGGAAATCAAAATTGTCGGCGCAATGTATGACGTAAGTACAGGTAAAGTAAGCTGGTAA
- a CDS encoding YgiQ family radical SAM protein, whose product MNPAPTAISTLPAGVFPRKPAPFLPMSRAEMDVLGWDECDIILVTGDAYIDHPSFGMALIGRLLEAQGLRIGIICQPDWLSADEFKTLGKPRLFFGVTAGNMDSMINRYTADKKPRSDDAYTAGGMGGKRPDRAVTVYSQRCREAYPGVQIMIGGIEASLRRIAQYDYWSDKVRQSALIYSKADILLFGNAERALVEVAQRSAAGEKLKDMRDIRGTAFMTPQGWLPEGWAELDSTTVDTPGRIDRHISPYEMLPEKSEKDITPVSDTKAIRLISKAERIAAKQADRQHTVIRIPAYEAVAFDPVLYAHASRTLHLESNPGNARALVQQHGSRDVWINPPPIPLSTPEMDYIFGQYYARNPHPSYGKAHIPAWEMIRFSINIMRGCFGGCTFCSITEHEGRIIQSRSEESILQEIVDIRDKTTGFKGHISDLGGPTANMYRLSCKDPKIESSCRRLSCVYPGICENLNTDHAPLIQLYKKARKIDGVKRITIGSGVRYDIAVESPEYVKELATHHVSGYLKIAPEHTEEGPLSKMMKPGIGTFERFREMFDYYSEQAGKKQSLIPYFIAAHPGTSDEDMLNLALWLKKNDFQPDQVQAFTPTPMAMATTMWHTRRNPLRKLARSSEKVDVIRDGHRRKVHKAFLRYHDSDNWPILREALIAMGRSDLIGNTPKHLIPAQQPGEKFVHEKNNVVVRRTDKPKGKKAFGKSRDAAAQNTKKR is encoded by the coding sequence ATGAATCCCGCTCCTACTGCCATTTCTACCTTGCCCGCAGGTGTTTTCCCCCGCAAACCCGCTCCCTTCCTGCCTATGAGCCGTGCCGAAATGGACGTACTTGGCTGGGACGAGTGCGACATTATTCTGGTCACGGGTGACGCCTATATCGATCACCCCAGCTTTGGGATGGCCTTGATTGGCCGCCTGCTAGAAGCCCAAGGGCTGCGGATCGGGATTATTTGTCAGCCTGACTGGTTATCTGCGGATGAATTTAAAACGCTGGGTAAGCCTAGGCTATTTTTTGGCGTAACTGCGGGCAATATGGATTCGATGATTAACCGCTACACCGCCGATAAAAAGCCACGTTCCGACGATGCTTATACCGCGGGTGGTATGGGCGGCAAGCGGCCCGACCGCGCAGTTACCGTTTATTCGCAACGCTGCCGTGAGGCTTATCCGGGCGTGCAGATTATGATTGGCGGGATTGAAGCGAGCTTGCGCCGGATTGCTCAGTACGATTACTGGAGCGATAAAGTACGCCAATCGGCACTGATTTATTCCAAGGCCGACATTCTCTTATTCGGCAACGCCGAACGCGCCTTGGTTGAAGTGGCCCAGCGCTCTGCTGCGGGCGAAAAACTCAAAGATATGCGTGATATTCGCGGCACTGCTTTTATGACGCCGCAAGGCTGGTTGCCCGAAGGCTGGGCGGAGTTGGATTCCACCACGGTAGATACCCCCGGCCGTATAGACCGTCATATCAGCCCCTATGAAATGCTGCCGGAAAAGTCTGAAAAAGATATCACTCCAGTGAGCGACACCAAGGCGATTCGCCTGATCAGCAAGGCCGAGCGCATCGCCGCCAAGCAGGCCGATCGCCAGCACACGGTAATCCGTATCCCCGCCTATGAAGCGGTGGCTTTTGATCCCGTGCTATACGCTCACGCCAGCCGCACCCTGCATTTGGAATCCAACCCCGGCAATGCGCGGGCATTGGTGCAGCAGCATGGCTCTCGCGATGTATGGATTAACCCGCCGCCAATCCCGCTGAGCACGCCAGAGATGGACTATATCTTTGGCCAGTATTACGCCCGCAATCCGCACCCAAGCTACGGTAAAGCGCATATTCCGGCTTGGGAAATGATCCGCTTCTCGATCAATATCATGCGCGGCTGTTTTGGCGGCTGTACTTTCTGCTCGATTACCGAGCACGAAGGCCGGATTATCCAAAGCCGCTCGGAAGAATCCATCCTGCAAGAAATCGTCGATATCCGCGATAAAACGACGGGATTTAAAGGCCATATTTCTGATCTGGGCGGCCCAACGGCGAATATGTACCGCCTGTCGTGCAAAGACCCCAAAATCGAATCATCCTGTAGACGCTTAAGCTGCGTGTATCCGGGCATTTGCGAAAACCTAAACACCGATCATGCGCCGCTGATTCAGCTGTATAAAAAAGCCCGCAAGATTGATGGCGTCAAGCGCATCACCATTGGTTCGGGCGTGCGTTACGATATTGCGGTGGAATCGCCTGAGTATGTTAAAGAGCTGGCCACTCACCATGTATCAGGCTATTTAAAAATCGCACCAGAGCACACTGAAGAAGGGCCTTTATCTAAGATGATGAAGCCCGGCATTGGCACATTTGAGCGCTTTCGCGAGATGTTTGATTACTACTCAGAGCAAGCGGGTAAAAAACAGAGCCTGATTCCCTACTTTATTGCAGCCCACCCCGGCACCAGTGATGAAGACATGCTCAATCTTGCACTGTGGCTAAAGAAAAACGACTTCCAGCCCGATCAGGTACAGGCCTTTACGCCTACGCCAATGGCGATGGCAACCACCATGTGGCACACCCGCCGCAATCCTTTAAGAAAGCTGGCTAGAAGCTCAGAGAAAGTCGATGTGATCCGCGATGGACATCGCCGCAAGGTTCATAAAGCCTTCTTGCGCTATCACGATTCAGATAACTGGCCTATCCTGCGCGAAGCACTGATCGCTATGGGGCGAAGCGACCTGATCGGCAATACGCCTAAGCATCTGATCCCCGCGCAGCAACCCGGCGAGAAGTTTGTACACGAAAAAAACAATGTTGTAGTACGGCGCACGGATAAACCTAAGGGCAAAAAAGCCTTCGGCAAAAGTCGTGATGCGGCGGCTCAGAACACTAAAAAACGCTGA
- a CDS encoding SlyX family protein, producing MNLEDRITELEIKLALQDELLESLNKIVATQQQQMDQVVNELRWLQQQEPSGSTQKSLFDEVPPHY from the coding sequence ATGAATTTAGAAGACCGCATTACCGAGCTAGAAATCAAACTGGCACTGCAAGATGAGCTATTAGAAAGCTTAAACAAGATAGTCGCTACCCAGCAGCAGCAGATGGATCAAGTCGTTAATGAATTACGCTGGTTGCAGCAGCAGGAGCCGAGCGGCTCTACACAAAAATCTTTATTTGACGAAGTACCTCCACACTATTAA
- a CDS encoding MarC family protein, with protein MLQTLTLFFGNMLLVFGALMPILNPPGHAPIFLSMTANYNSEERTILARRVGIYSFVLLLVSMFIGSYVLEFFGVSLPIVRVGGGLLVATAGWRLMSASDEVYKTEEMVEINQNRPSNEELRQRAFYPLTFPITVGPGAITVAIALGAGFNGPGLQKFSMPLASLTAVAITSYSLYLCYRHAERLLKLLGTTGSIIFLRLSAFILLCIGIQIFWDGFSVLFGELLAQYLKL; from the coding sequence ATGTTGCAAACCTTAACTTTGTTCTTTGGCAATATGCTTTTGGTTTTTGGCGCTTTAATGCCTATTTTAAACCCGCCAGGACATGCGCCGATTTTCCTAAGTATGACGGCGAATTACAACTCGGAAGAAAGAACGATTTTGGCGCGGCGTGTTGGTATTTATAGTTTTGTATTGCTGTTGGTCAGTATGTTTATTGGCAGTTATGTCTTAGAGTTTTTTGGCGTGTCACTGCCCATTGTACGAGTCGGCGGGGGGCTCTTAGTGGCCACTGCAGGTTGGCGGCTGATGTCGGCTAGCGATGAGGTGTACAAGACAGAAGAAATGGTGGAGATAAATCAAAACCGCCCTAGCAACGAAGAGCTGCGTCAGCGTGCTTTTTATCCGCTTACCTTCCCTATTACTGTTGGGCCAGGTGCGATTACGGTGGCCATTGCTTTGGGCGCGGGTTTTAACGGCCCTGGATTGCAGAAGTTTTCTATGCCTTTGGCAAGTTTAACTGCTGTGGCGATTACGTCTTACTCGCTTTATCTTTGTTACCGTCACGCCGAGCGTTTATTAAAGCTCTTAGGCACTACCGGCTCGATTATCTTTCTGCGTTTATCGGCTTTTATTTTGCTCTGCATTGGTATACAGATTTTTTGGGATGGCTTTAGCGTGCTCTTTGGCGAGCTTTTAGCCCAATACCTTAAGCTTTGA
- a CDS encoding IS701 family transposase has protein sequence MKLKELELYTDFLIATCGKATATGLADALDQEVSHDQVTRFLSAREYTSQDLWLNVKKSVRQIEREDACLIFDDTIQEKAYTDENDLICWHFDHCSGRSVKGINLLNALYYSQDVSIPVAFELVKKPIQFCDVATQSVKRASEITKNEQMRAIIQTCVNNQLKFKYVLTDSWFSAKENFEFIRQKKKHFISALKNNRLVALSLEDKKKGRFVHISSLELLDQQAVHGWLKGFDQEVLLVRRIFTNKDGSTGLLNLVCSDLALNGEQVATIYKKRWKVEEFHKSLKSNASLAKSPTRRVMTQNNHVFMSIYAVFKLESLKIKHKANHFALRAKLYIKATQQALAELQNLRTA, from the coding sequence ATGAAACTTAAAGAACTTGAACTTTATACCGATTTCCTTATTGCAACTTGCGGCAAAGCAACTGCGACAGGACTGGCCGACGCGCTGGATCAAGAAGTAAGTCACGATCAAGTGACCCGTTTTTTATCTGCGCGCGAATACACATCGCAAGATTTATGGCTGAACGTTAAAAAATCCGTTCGTCAAATTGAACGTGAGGATGCCTGCTTAATCTTTGATGACACCATTCAAGAAAAAGCCTACACCGACGAAAATGACCTGATTTGCTGGCACTTTGACCATTGTTCTGGTCGATCGGTAAAAGGAATTAATCTGCTCAATGCCCTTTATTACAGCCAAGATGTATCCATCCCTGTGGCGTTTGAATTGGTGAAGAAACCGATCCAATTTTGTGATGTTGCAACCCAAAGTGTGAAGCGCGCCAGTGAGATCACTAAAAATGAACAAATGCGGGCGATCATTCAAACCTGCGTCAATAACCAATTGAAATTCAAGTATGTTTTAACGGATAGCTGGTTCTCTGCCAAAGAGAATTTTGAGTTTATCCGGCAGAAAAAGAAGCATTTTATCTCGGCGCTGAAAAACAATCGTTTGGTGGCGCTGAGTTTAGAAGATAAGAAAAAAGGTCGTTTTGTCCACATTAGTTCGCTGGAATTACTTGATCAACAAGCGGTGCACGGCTGGCTAAAAGGCTTCGATCAGGAAGTGCTTTTGGTACGCCGAATTTTTACAAACAAAGATGGCAGCACGGGCTTACTGAATTTGGTGTGCAGCGACTTGGCGTTAAACGGCGAGCAAGTTGCGACGATCTACAAGAAACGGTGGAAAGTTGAAGAGTTTCACAAATCGTTGAAGTCGAATGCGTCACTGGCGAAGTCACCGACGCGGCGAGTCATGACGCAAAACAACCATGTTTTCATGTCGATTTACGCGGTATTCAAACTAGAAAGTTTAAAGATCAAGCACAAAGCCAACCACTTTGCGCTACGCGCCAAGCTCTATATCAAAGCAACCCAGCAGGCCTTGGCGGAACTGCAAAACCTGCGGACTGCGTAA
- the yqfB gene encoding N(4)-acetylcytidine aminohydrolase: protein MKKMTFFTRFVDDILAERKTITIRDTSEAHLHAGDVLDVSTLEEGRWFCRLEVLSVTETKLADLSPLHAAQENMALPELKALIQEIYPEQELFYVIQFCLLSEPKS from the coding sequence ATGAAAAAGATGACTTTCTTTACGCGTTTTGTAGATGATATTTTGGCCGAGCGCAAAACCATTACGATTCGCGATACCTCTGAAGCCCATTTGCACGCTGGCGATGTTTTAGATGTGAGTACATTAGAAGAGGGGCGTTGGTTTTGCCGTCTAGAGGTTCTGTCGGTTACGGAGACTAAATTAGCAGATCTAAGCCCGTTACATGCTGCACAAGAAAATATGGCATTACCTGAACTAAAAGCCTTGATTCAAGAGATTTACCCAGAGCAAGAGCTGTTTTATGTTATTCAGTTTTGCCTACTATCTGAGCCTAAGTCGTGA
- a CDS encoding sensor domain-containing diguanylate cyclase — protein MMIKLHSGIRFRLAVIFLACFTMMATLGAYLLQRNLHSNFLEIEQDSAIEDVTRVIYGLNNELRYVKIIISDWGNWNELYQYSLDKRPDFYTENLGEQQLKTASLSVVQITGRQNEIISYEQQGLSPKETSAFFSAQKNRAELATLMQQPEKRVCGFLKTVAGLVSTCWRAILHSDGSGPASGILMMGRLIEAQHLQLMRDGSQLPFSIVAPSPNTQIHWQLKNVPDDFIGHEVSVQFSDKTLTLHYPLYDTNQNHIYDIQLIIHRKILSEGQGIIQNISIQLVSIAMLCCAILIIYLHYTLVQPLKTLQKTLAHVRAEHSWSTIIKQGSDDEIGQLGQEINGLLQVINNQVVHLENLSLTDSLCDLANRRSFDLQLRQELNRCKRLKHPLALLILDIDFFKQYNDHYGHPAGDLALKTVSNTLKSVFLRLTDLPARIGGEEFAVLMPNTDEVGALQITRTLQASIERRAIPHEASKVSNILTVSIGLVIYKPQQSQTAEELIEQADQLLYQAKKAGRNQICMHIKNADI, from the coding sequence ATGATGATAAAGCTGCACTCTGGCATTCGCTTTCGGCTAGCTGTGATTTTTTTGGCATGTTTTACCATGATGGCGACGCTTGGCGCGTATCTGCTGCAACGAAACCTACACAGCAACTTTCTTGAAATTGAGCAAGATTCCGCCATTGAAGACGTCACTAGGGTGATTTACGGCCTAAACAACGAACTACGCTATGTAAAAATTATCATCTCAGACTGGGGAAACTGGAATGAGCTGTATCAATACTCCCTTGATAAACGCCCTGATTTTTACACTGAGAATCTTGGCGAACAGCAACTAAAAACAGCGTCGCTTAGCGTAGTACAAATCACTGGGCGGCAGAATGAAATCATTAGTTATGAACAACAAGGCCTAAGCCCCAAGGAAACTTCTGCATTTTTTTCAGCGCAAAAAAACCGCGCCGAGCTCGCCACTCTCATGCAGCAGCCAGAAAAACGAGTCTGTGGTTTTTTGAAAACAGTCGCGGGTCTAGTATCTACTTGCTGGCGAGCCATCTTACACTCTGATGGGAGTGGGCCAGCCAGCGGAATCCTGATGATGGGTAGGCTGATAGAGGCTCAGCATTTACAATTAATGCGCGATGGATCACAACTGCCTTTTTCTATAGTAGCCCCATCACCTAACACCCAGATTCACTGGCAACTTAAAAACGTACCCGATGACTTTATCGGCCATGAAGTAAGCGTACAGTTTTCAGACAAAACACTGACGCTTCACTACCCCCTATACGATACCAACCAAAATCATATCTATGATATTCAGCTGATTATCCACAGAAAAATACTGTCAGAGGGGCAAGGGATCATTCAAAATATCTCTATCCAGCTTGTTAGCATCGCCATGCTGTGTTGCGCAATCTTGATTATTTATCTGCACTACACACTGGTTCAGCCATTAAAAACACTACAAAAAACACTCGCACACGTTAGAGCAGAGCACAGCTGGTCTACTATTATCAAACAAGGTAGCGATGATGAAATAGGCCAGCTTGGGCAAGAAATTAATGGCCTACTACAAGTCATTAACAATCAAGTTGTACACCTAGAAAATCTTTCTTTAACTGATAGCCTCTGCGATCTAGCAAACCGACGCTCTTTTGATTTGCAGCTACGCCAAGAGCTTAATCGTTGCAAACGTCTAAAACACCCCTTGGCGCTGCTTATTCTTGATATTGATTTCTTCAAGCAATATAACGATCACTACGGCCACCCAGCGGGTGATCTGGCTCTGAAAACCGTTTCCAATACACTCAAAAGCGTGTTTTTACGGCTCACTGATTTACCCGCTAGAATTGGTGGTGAAGAATTTGCCGTCCTCATGCCCAATACCGACGAAGTAGGAGCCCTACAAATTACCCGCACGCTACAAGCCAGCATAGAACGCCGTGCCATTCCTCACGAAGCCTCTAAAGTCAGCAATATACTGACCGTCAGCATAGGGCTGGTGATCTACAAGCCACAACAATCGCAAACGGCTGAAGAGCTTATTGAGCAAGCAGACCAGCTGCTTTACCAAGCAAAAAAAGCAGGCCGTAACCAAATCTGCATGCACATAAAAAATGCCGACATATAA